In the genome of Corticium candelabrum chromosome 18, ooCorCand1.1, whole genome shotgun sequence, the window GTGTTCAACGATTTGTTATGGTTCTTGTCtaaatttgacaaaattgaaattctGCTGTCTCATgaatgtctgtatgttgtttcAGTGTGCAGCTCCTCCCCTTTCAGGATGTACCCACCGCTTTCGACGCGAGAATGGTGGGAGATCACCTCTCCCGCAGTCCAAGTCAAACAGAGAACAGTTGAATGATCAAGAGTCAAAAATGAGTGAAAAATGAGCAAACTTGGCACAGCCTGGGAATTATCATAGCTTTTGCCTAGTCATGCACAGTTCAGCCATTTTGTCCAACaaacaagtcacgtgcagcatGCAGAACCAACAAAAATATGACGTGTGAATGCTCTACTCAACTATTCTGCAAGTCGAGCAAATATCGTTGCAGTACAAATACAAGAAAATACATGATCTAGATAAAAGTGCTGAATGATTTGCTGTAGAGTTTCTTATTTATCGAATCTTCTAGATTGATAAAATCTAAGTAAATTACCATGTCCTGTCATTTTTAGCCCCTTTTTTCTTTGCAGGAGGCAAGGTCCCAGACCTCTCCCACCTTCCCAAAGTCAAAAGGGAGATGAAATCAAAGGACAAACACTTCCGCAGTTTCGATGAGGCATCCCACATGCAAATTTTATGCTAGACTAGAACTATCTAGATAACAGCAAATCTTTGCATCTGCAATTCATTTACTGCTTGAAAGAGCGACAAAAGGTAACAAAAATTCTGACGCTCAAACTGGACTAGAGGAATGGCCAATCCTCGTGCTGACGTGTCTTCTGACTATGACCTCGTTGTCGACATCGAGACGTTCGAACAGCTGACAAACGGAAATCCCGGTTGGGAAGTAAAATGTCCCGAAATATTGAGGCACTTACCACAGGCTCAACCCGCGTCATCACAACCGAAGAACTACGTAGATGGCATGGCCAACCAACACTCCAAACGGACAGAAGACGCTTCTGCACGTACAGACGGGAATCCGACGTCGAGCAAACAGTCGGAGGATGTCGACGCGGAACCCCTCTCCACTTGTCAAACGCAGGAGATGAACGAGAAATCCACTGAACGCGAAACCGAAAGTTCGACCGAGATTTCACAAACCAGTTCCAACGACGACACTGACAAAGAATTGACAGGAGCAGCAGTTGTAGCCCACAGTCTCCATCAAGAATTGAAGGCATGGAAGCTGAAAAGTGACAGTCGTTCCCTGACGTCGTTAGTGTCGAGCGCCGGCCCAGCAGCAAGCGTCAATACTTGGAATGGCGACAACGACCTTAGCTCTAACCTTACATGCAACCCGATAAAACCTCTCAACACCAGTGACTGGGTTCCGTCGACAGAAGATACGGCAACCATGGTAGGCGAACCTCTGCATTTACAATACGATTCACAGAAGGGGGCTACCATCTTTATCGCTGTTGTCGGTACTAAATGCAAGCTTGTAACCGCCAAGCGTGTGTTTCCACTAGTTTTTTCTTGTAGGTCTGTACAATAAAGGAAAAACGTACGTCCTAAATCGTATCGGAAAAACCAACTTGCCTGAAGGAGCCGGATACCGAACGACTGGCATCAGCATGAAAACGGGACATGGAAACATTCTTTCACGATTCACACTCCTAGATATAGCAGGTTTCGACGCACCCGTTCGAGGTAACTAATTTACTCTTTATAAAATTGACCGGCATAGAAGTATGTTATTTATTAAACTCAAGTTGGGCAAGACCGAAGTGCTGTCTACTACAAGAAATACGTTGATAGGTTTATCGAGGAGCTCGCGCTGAATCTGGCAACAGCCGTCGTTGTCGTCATGAACAACATCACTCTGACGGATCAGCTTTACCTCGAGCACGTCCGCAAGGCAATGCACACCTTCAAGAGAGACTACGCGGCAGCTAGCGGGATATCAGAGTATTTAAACACAGTGCCACCTTGCAGATTTGAATTCTAGAAAgttctgtgttgtgtttacaAAATACAGAAGAATTCCTGAAGAGAAGTTTCCCGATCTCATTGTGATTCACAATTTCTCTTCCTATGGAAACCTAGAGGAATGTAAGAAGGCATTCAGAGGTCAGATTGAACAAAACTACGAGGGAAAATGGGTGGACTACGACAGAAATCAGAAGTAACAACTGGTTGCATGCTCTGAAATATAAATAAAGTACATAATATGATATCTGACAGGTTCTACTACACTGAAGGTGTTCCAGGACTAATGGTGGGCATCAGACATGTCTTCATTGGACGGTCTCTAACAGAAGCTGAAAGGTAACAACATAACATGTCAGTGACTGATATGTTTTGACAAAAGTCCTGCTTGTTCATTGGGCAAATCTAGAACCAGAACTAAGGAATCTGTGAAGAATACTGACTTCTACAGAGCTACAGTTAAGCACAACATTCAAGTGTTTGATATGATTAAATCGTGGTTAAGAGGCATTGCCAGTGAAAGCAAGGTAGAGCCGGTTTCGACTATGGTCGATGTTGCCAACAATATGCTGAGGAGTTACTTCCAAAATCCACCCACTGCAAGACTCCACGTGAAAAATGGCAAGGCTTATATTGGATTTGAGCAACCGTGGTACTATGATTTCACACAACCAGGAAAAACAGCAAAACCAGAAGTAATCATGCCAGGAATGTAAGAAAAATTTACGTAAAAGTGATAACCGCGAGGATGCTGAGTATTTATCATAGCCAGTTATTGTAACTGCTCTCTCTTGCATAGAATGATGTTGCCTGGAGCAGGATATGATGGTTCAAGAGGTCTACGAATGTCAGTGGAACAAACACATAATCCAGTATGCAAAGTTGTTATATCTACAaaaactttgttgttgttgttgttgttgtttctgtgtgttatAAATGTAATTGAGCTCTCTTTTGTCAGCCATATGATGTCATTTCAACTCCGCACAGTGTTGCCATTATCATGGATCGAATGACGCCAATACCTGAAGTCCAGTACATCCCACAAGAAAAGACGTGCGTTATTAGAGGTGATCTCCAATCACCGCCTTTGTACAACAAAGAAGGCAATGTTGTCGAACGCAGAGAAAGATTCAGTGGACCATTCAACCTGAAAGTGGTGATAGATGACATCTTGACTCACGGCGAGGCCGTTGCCTTGGCCTTCAAAGAAGTCAGAGAAGACAAAAAGAAGAATATTCTTTGTGTTCTATTCGATAAAG includes:
- the LOC134194052 gene encoding uncharacterized protein LOC134194052, coding for MANPRADVSSDYDLVVDIETFEQLTNGNPGWEVKCPEILRHLPQAQPASSQPKNYVDGMANQHSKRTEDASARTDGNPTSSKQSEDVDAEPLSTCQTQEMNEKSTERETESSTEISQTSSNDDTDKELTGAAVVAHSLHQELKAWKLKSDSRSLTSLVSSAGPAASVNTWNGDNDLSSNLTCNPIKPLNTSDWVPSTEDTATMVGEPLHLQYDSQKGATIFIAVVGLYNKGKTYVLNRIGKTNLPEGAGYRTTGISMKTGHGNILSRFTLLDIAGFDAPVRVGQDRSAVYYKKYVDRFIEELALNLATAVVVVMNNITLTDQLYLEHVRKAMHTFKRDYAAASGISERIPEEKFPDLIVIHNFSSYGNLEECKKAFRGQIEQNYEGKWVDYDRNQKFYYTEGVPGLMVGIRHVFIGRSLTEAERTRTKESVKNTDFYRATVKHNIQVFDMIKSWLRGIASESKVEPVSTMVDVANNMLRSYFQNPPTARLHVKNGKAYIGFEQPWYYDFTQPGKTAKPEVIMPGIMMLPGAGYDGSRGLRMSVEQTHNPPYDVISTPHSVAIIMDRMTPIPEVQYIPQEKTCVIRGDLQSPPLYNKEGNVVERRERFSGPFNLKVVIDDILTHGEAVALAFKEVREDKKKNILCVLFDKVQIQCPEEVKEGSVDDIL